TGCGGCGGAGAGTGAGCACGCTGCAGAATGCGGGGGGAGTGAAGTAGACTATAATGCGATTGTAAGGAGGCCGCATGAGATCCATTGGCGTCCCTGAGCTGGTAATCATTCTGGGCATCGCCGTGCTGCTGTTTGGCGGGCGGAAGATTCCGGAAGTGGCCAAGGGCTTGGGAGAAGGCATTCGCAACTTCAAGAACGCCTTGAAGAGCGAGGACAAGGCGGAAGAGAAGAAGCAGGCGTAAGCGGCCTTGCATGCCCGCCCCATCGCAATTTGAGGGGCGCGAGCGACAACACAATATCCGAAAGAAAGACTCCGCGGGGGTTTTC
The window above is part of the bacterium genome. Proteins encoded here:
- a CDS encoding twin-arginine translocase TatA/TatE family subunit, coding for MRSIGVPELVIILGIAVLLFGGRKIPEVAKGLGEGIRNFKNALKSEDKAEEKKQA